The Skermanella pratensis genome has a window encoding:
- a CDS encoding IS1182 family transposase, with protein sequence MSNFRPIDRQTGFLLPPSVDEWLPEKHLARFVVEVIDGLDLRVMRGSYRGSGSASYPPSLLLGILVYGYATGVFSSRKLERASYDSVAFRFIAANQHPDHDTIAAFRRRFLQEIEGLFVQVLAVAREMGVLKMGTVALDGTKIHANASRHSALSYEHAGKIEAQLKAEVAELLAKAEAADRADLPDGLSIPDELGRREERLAKLAEARATIEARARERFEREQAEHEAKLAARDAKAEATGKKPRGKPPQPPVEGPRPTDQVNLTDEQSRIMPVAGGGFEQCYNAQAAVAAGSLLVVAADVCQATNDKQQLAPMLGKLAALPEDLGQPKTLLADTGYFSAANVQACGAAGIEPLIALGREAHHPSLSERFAEAPPASDDPTAVEAMAHRLKTLEGRKLYAQRKHTPEPVFGIIKSVLGFRQFLLRGLDHVRGEWNLVTMAWNLKRMFVLSPAG encoded by the coding sequence ATGAGCAACTTCCGGCCGATCGACCGCCAGACCGGGTTCCTTCTGCCGCCGTCGGTTGACGAGTGGCTGCCGGAGAAGCACCTGGCTCGCTTTGTGGTCGAGGTGATCGACGGCTTGGATTTGAGGGTGATGAGGGGGAGCTACCGCGGCTCGGGTTCGGCGTCCTACCCGCCGTCGCTGCTGCTGGGCATCCTGGTTTATGGCTACGCGACCGGCGTGTTCTCGAGCCGCAAGCTGGAGCGGGCGAGCTATGACTCGGTAGCCTTCCGTTTCATCGCGGCGAACCAGCATCCGGATCACGACACGATCGCGGCGTTCCGGCGACGGTTTCTCCAGGAGATCGAGGGTCTGTTCGTCCAGGTGCTGGCGGTGGCGCGCGAGATGGGCGTGCTCAAGATGGGCACGGTGGCGCTCGACGGAACCAAGATCCACGCCAATGCCAGCCGGCACAGCGCGCTGTCCTATGAGCATGCCGGCAAGATCGAGGCGCAACTGAAGGCCGAAGTGGCCGAGTTGCTGGCCAAGGCCGAGGCGGCGGACCGCGCGGACCTCCCCGACGGCCTGTCGATCCCCGATGAACTGGGGCGCCGCGAGGAGCGGCTGGCAAAGCTCGCCGAGGCGCGCGCAACAATCGAAGCGCGCGCTCGAGAACGCTTTGAGCGCGAGCAAGCCGAACATGAGGCTAAGCTTGCGGCGCGGGACGCGAAGGCCGAGGCGACAGGCAAGAAGCCCCGGGGCAAGCCGCCCCAGCCCCCCGTCGAAGGTCCCCGGCCAACCGATCAGGTCAACCTGACCGACGAGCAATCGCGCATCATGCCGGTGGCGGGCGGTGGCTTCGAGCAGTGCTACAACGCCCAGGCTGCAGTGGCGGCGGGCAGCCTGCTGGTGGTCGCGGCCGATGTCTGCCAGGCGACCAACGACAAGCAGCAGCTCGCGCCGATGCTGGGCAAGCTCGCCGCCCTGCCCGAGGATCTGGGCCAGCCCAAGACCCTGCTGGCCGACACCGGCTACTTCAGTGCGGCCAACGTGCAGGCCTGTGGGGCGGCCGGCATCGAGCCGCTGATCGCGCTGGGCCGCGAGGCCCACCATCCCTCCTTGAGCGAGCGCTTTGCCGAGGCGCCGCCCGCGTCGGACGATCCGACAGCGGTTGAGGCCATGGCTCACCGCCTGAAGACGCTGGAGGGCAGGAAGCTCTACGCCCAGCGCAAACACACCCCGGAACCGGTCTTCGGCATCATCAAGTCCGTGCTGGGATTCCGCCAGTTCCTGCTCCGCGGTCTCGATCATGTTCGCGGCGAGTGGAACCTTGTGACCATGGCTTGGAACCTGAAGCGGATGTTTGTCCTGAGCCCGGCCGGATGA
- a CDS encoding bifunctional enoyl-CoA hydratase/phosphate acetyltransferase codes for MARNRTFNEISIGDTAMIRRICTANDLVVFAHASGNLNPLMLPRDQDRNGIVDPDTIAPSMWVGSQISAVLGNSLPGAGTRYRGQTLSFYERVHVGDELSITVTVTEKREPGIVILDCKLVNQHGTLVADGVADVLAPTERIDTPDAALPKLMIERHEKFTRMISACAALPPLETAVVFPTDRSSLGGALLAADARLIEPILIGPADRIRAIAGELGIDISRFPIVEIPQSEAAAAHAVELVHQGKAGAIMKGNLHSDELLHEVTKAGTGLRTAHRISHVFVMDVPGMDHLLLVSDAAINILPSLETKVDIVQNAINMALALGISQPRVGILSAVETVNPKIPSTLDAAILSKMAERGQIKGGIVDGPLAMDNAVDLEAARTKGIASLVAGRADVLIVPNLEAGNMLAKELTFIAHADAAGLVLGARVPIILTSRADDEKSRLASCALAQLHQAYARTGKAILDLGGIQGGRQ; via the coding sequence ATGGCACGAAACCGGACTTTCAACGAGATCTCCATCGGCGATACGGCGATGATCCGCAGGATCTGCACGGCGAACGATCTGGTGGTCTTCGCCCATGCATCCGGCAACCTCAATCCGCTGATGCTGCCACGCGACCAGGACCGGAACGGCATCGTCGATCCCGACACGATAGCGCCCAGCATGTGGGTCGGATCTCAGATCTCGGCCGTGCTCGGCAACTCCCTTCCGGGTGCGGGTACCCGCTACCGGGGCCAGACGCTGTCATTCTACGAGCGCGTGCATGTCGGCGACGAGCTCTCGATCACCGTCACGGTGACCGAGAAGCGCGAACCCGGCATCGTGATCCTGGACTGCAAGCTGGTCAACCAGCACGGTACCCTGGTCGCCGATGGCGTCGCCGACGTCCTGGCCCCGACCGAGCGCATAGACACGCCGGATGCGGCGCTGCCCAAGCTGATGATCGAGCGGCACGAGAAGTTCACCCGCATGATCAGCGCCTGCGCGGCACTGCCGCCGCTGGAGACCGCGGTCGTGTTCCCGACCGACCGGAGTTCACTGGGCGGCGCACTGCTGGCGGCCGACGCCCGGCTGATCGAACCGATCCTGATCGGACCGGCCGACCGGATCCGGGCGATCGCCGGGGAGCTGGGCATCGACATCTCCCGTTTCCCCATCGTCGAGATCCCGCAGTCGGAGGCCGCGGCCGCCCATGCGGTCGAGCTGGTCCACCAGGGCAAGGCCGGCGCGATCATGAAGGGCAACCTCCATTCCGACGAGTTGCTGCACGAGGTCACCAAGGCCGGCACCGGCCTGCGGACGGCCCACCGGATCAGCCACGTGTTCGTCATGGACGTTCCGGGCATGGACCATCTGCTGCTGGTCAGCGACGCCGCGATCAACATCCTGCCGAGCCTGGAGACCAAGGTCGACATCGTCCAGAACGCGATCAACATGGCCCTGGCGCTCGGCATCAGCCAGCCGCGCGTCGGCATCCTGTCCGCGGTCGAGACGGTCAATCCCAAGATTCCGTCTACGCTCGACGCGGCCATCCTGTCCAAAATGGCCGAGCGCGGGCAGATCAAGGGCGGCATCGTCGACGGCCCGCTCGCGATGGACAACGCGGTCGATCTCGAAGCCGCCCGGACCAAGGGCATCGCGTCGCTGGTCGCCGGCCGTGCCGATGTGCTGATCGTCCCCAACCTGGAAGCCGGCAACATGCTGGCGAAGGAACTCACCTTCATTGCCCATGCCGACGCGGCCGGTCTGGTGCTCGGCGCCCGGGTGCCGATCATCCTGACCAGCCGGGCCGACGACGAGAAATCCCGCCTCGCCTCCTGCGCGCTGGCCCAACTCCACCAGGCTTACGCCAGGACCGGCAAGGCCATCCTCGACCTCGGCGGCATCCAGGGAGGGCGGCAATGA
- a CDS encoding acetate/propionate family kinase — MIDSILVLNAGSSSIKFSVEAPTGPDSIRMLAVGQIEGIGTHVHFIAKDADGTVLAETRWQDGSGPLDHDAALHVISEWLDGFLGDARVLAVGHRVVHGGPDFSGPVVITPAVRAKLQELVPLAPLHQPHNLAPIDAVEARYPGVLQVACFDTSFHRGHDFAAEAFAIPLKYFDQGVRRYGFHGLSYEYVARRLAEVAPDIASGRIVVAHLGNGASMCAIRAGRSVESTMGFTALDGLAMGTRSGQIDPGVLLHLIGAAGMTVPEVTRLLYHESGLKGLSGISSDMRDLERSDDPRAAGAIDYFVHAIRRQLGALAASVGGLDALVFTAGIGENSALVRRRVCEGMEWLGISLDADANEGNAQVISAADSTVKVLVVRTSEETMIGLHVLEALEQAIA, encoded by the coding sequence ATGATCGACTCCATCCTTGTCCTGAACGCCGGATCGAGCAGCATCAAGTTCTCGGTGGAGGCGCCGACCGGTCCCGACTCCATCCGCATGCTGGCGGTAGGGCAGATCGAAGGCATCGGCACGCACGTGCATTTCATCGCGAAGGACGCGGACGGCACGGTGCTGGCGGAGACCCGCTGGCAGGACGGCTCCGGTCCGCTCGACCACGATGCGGCATTGCACGTGATCAGCGAATGGCTTGACGGATTTCTCGGCGACGCCCGAGTCCTTGCCGTCGGCCATCGGGTGGTCCACGGCGGGCCGGACTTCTCCGGGCCGGTGGTCATCACTCCCGCCGTCCGGGCGAAGCTCCAGGAACTGGTGCCGCTGGCGCCGCTGCACCAGCCGCACAACCTGGCCCCGATCGACGCCGTCGAAGCGCGCTATCCCGGCGTGCTCCAGGTCGCCTGCTTCGACACGTCCTTCCACCGCGGCCACGACTTCGCCGCCGAGGCGTTCGCGATCCCCTTGAAGTACTTCGACCAGGGGGTAAGGCGGTACGGCTTCCACGGCCTGTCGTACGAATATGTCGCGCGCCGCCTGGCGGAAGTCGCCCCGGACATCGCTTCGGGCCGGATCGTCGTCGCCCATCTCGGCAACGGCGCCAGCATGTGCGCGATTCGCGCCGGCAGGAGCGTCGAAAGCACCATGGGGTTCACGGCGCTCGACGGCTTGGCGATGGGAACGCGCAGCGGGCAGATCGATCCCGGCGTGCTGCTCCACCTGATCGGCGCGGCGGGGATGACGGTGCCGGAAGTCACCCGCCTGCTCTATCACGAGTCGGGGCTGAAGGGTCTGTCCGGCATAAGCTCGGACATGCGCGACCTGGAGCGCAGCGACGATCCCAGGGCCGCCGGGGCGATCGACTATTTCGTTCATGCGATCCGCCGCCAGCTCGGCGCTCTCGCGGCGTCGGTCGGTGGGCTCGACGCTCTGGTATTCACTGCAGGCATCGGCGAGAACTCGGCGCTGGTCCGGCGGCGGGTGTGCGAAGGCATGGAGTGGCTCGGCATTTCCCTCGACGCCGACGCCAACGAGGGCAATGCCCAGGTGATCTCGGCTGCCG